The Spirosoma foliorum genome has a window encoding:
- a CDS encoding cupin domain-containing protein yields the protein MATSLVSPFLWAAQTIRKVRIEKGFKVEAGKDRFNQPISLFDGDTFMTKVSTKDTNGDLYVYESRRVKEGGPALHVHFDQDELWYVLEGEFLIKVGEVIHQVKAGDTVFGPRNVPHCFAKVGSGEGRLLMTFQPAGKMEECFQKISAGALKNLSEADQDKFREAHGFKRVGPPINQLKQ from the coding sequence ATGGCCACTTCCCTGGTTTCACCTTTCTTGTGGGCTGCCCAAACCATCCGAAAAGTCCGAATAGAGAAAGGCTTCAAGGTGGAAGCTGGTAAAGACAGGTTTAATCAACCTATTTCCCTGTTTGATGGTGATACATTCATGACAAAAGTATCTACCAAAGATACTAACGGAGATTTATACGTTTATGAATCCCGACGGGTTAAGGAAGGGGGGCCTGCTCTGCATGTTCATTTCGATCAAGATGAACTATGGTATGTGTTGGAAGGGGAATTTCTGATTAAGGTTGGGGAGGTCATCCACCAAGTGAAAGCTGGTGATACCGTATTCGGTCCTCGGAATGTGCCGCATTGCTTTGCCAAAGTAGGATCAGGCGAAGGCCGTTTGTTAATGACCTTTCAGCCAGCGGGCAAAATGGAAGAATGCTTCCAAAAGATCAGTGCTGGGGCGCTAAAAAACCTGAGTGAAGCCGATCAAGATAAGTTTCGGGAAGCGCATGGGTTCAAGCGAGTGGGCCCGCCTATTAATCAACTCAAACAGTAA
- a CDS encoding cryptochrome/photolyase family protein, whose protein sequence is MSEPLSLVWLRRDLRLHDNAAVYHALKSGRPVIPVFIFDRTILDDLDDRQDRRVEFLLQEVNRLQDELAKMGSTLLVRYGKPIDVWKELISQYSIADVFTNHDYEVYAKERDKTIGKLLAEQDIGFHTSKDQVIFERDEVLTGKKTPYTVFTPYSRNWKEKLTSFYLKSYPTENYFNHFWKTSPEKALTLQSMDFKPVGESFPARTASDTLLDHYNQTRDFPALPHGTSQLGMHLRFGTISIRDLARQAKAAEDTTFLNELCWRDFYFQVLDHFPHVEKHSFRREYDEINWRNNEDEFGKWCEGKTGYPIVDAGMRQLNTIGWMHNRVRMITASFLCKHLLIDWRWGEAYFAKKLRDYDLSANNGGWQWAAGSGTDAAPYFRVFNPALQAKKFDPKGEYIRQWVPEVDRPNYPKPIVEHTTARQRAIDTYRKALRKGK, encoded by the coding sequence ATGTCTGAACCACTTTCGTTGGTTTGGCTCCGGCGCGACTTGCGTCTGCACGACAACGCTGCGGTATACCATGCACTCAAAAGTGGTCGGCCAGTTATACCGGTGTTTATTTTTGACCGTACAATTCTGGATGACCTGGATGATCGACAGGATCGTCGGGTTGAATTTCTGCTTCAGGAGGTCAATCGATTGCAGGATGAACTAGCCAAAATGGGATCGACGTTGCTCGTCCGATATGGTAAGCCCATTGATGTATGGAAAGAGCTGATTTCGCAATACAGCATAGCCGATGTATTTACCAATCATGACTATGAAGTGTATGCCAAAGAGCGTGATAAGACCATTGGTAAGCTGCTGGCCGAGCAGGACATTGGGTTCCATACGAGTAAAGACCAGGTGATTTTTGAGCGAGATGAGGTACTGACTGGAAAAAAAACACCCTACACAGTCTTCACTCCGTATAGTCGTAACTGGAAAGAGAAACTGACCAGTTTTTATTTGAAGTCATACCCAACTGAAAACTATTTCAATCACTTCTGGAAAACCAGCCCTGAAAAAGCCCTGACATTGCAGTCAATGGATTTTAAGCCAGTAGGGGAGTCGTTCCCAGCTAGAACGGCGTCTGATACATTACTTGATCATTACAACCAAACCCGTGATTTTCCTGCCTTACCACATGGCACCAGCCAATTGGGGATGCATCTCCGATTCGGTACAATTAGCATTCGTGATTTAGCGCGTCAGGCGAAAGCTGCCGAGGATACGACGTTCTTAAACGAACTCTGCTGGCGTGATTTTTATTTTCAGGTGCTCGATCATTTTCCGCACGTGGAAAAGCATTCCTTTCGGCGCGAATATGATGAAATTAACTGGCGCAACAACGAAGATGAGTTCGGGAAGTGGTGCGAGGGTAAAACTGGCTATCCAATTGTGGATGCTGGAATGCGTCAACTGAACACCATTGGCTGGATGCACAATCGTGTTCGGATGATTACGGCGAGTTTTCTGTGTAAACACCTGCTCATTGACTGGCGCTGGGGTGAAGCCTATTTCGCGAAGAAACTTCGGGATTACGACCTGTCGGCCAATAATGGCGGCTGGCAATGGGCAGCAGGCTCTGGGACTGATGCAGCCCCTTATTTCAGAGTGTTCAATCCAGCCCTACAGGCAAAGAAGTTCGATCCGAAAGGAGAGTATATTCGCCAGTGGGTTCCTGAAGTTGATCGTCCTAATTATCCGAAACCCATTGTTGAACATACAACGGCCAGACAACGCGCCATCGATACCTACCGCAAAGCACTTAGGAAGGGAAAGTAG
- a CDS encoding winged helix-turn-helix transcriptional regulator has protein sequence MRDDRFCNSNCPFTRAIGTIGNKWKPIIINVIGTRTMRFGQLDAIVPHISRKVLTEQLKELEEDGLLERLAYKELPPRVDYKLSEKGLAFLPILEHIKEWNLKYEVATIPKVTDYQWSKLPQDC, from the coding sequence ATGAGAGATGACCGATTTTGTAATTCGAATTGTCCATTTACGAGAGCTATTGGCACGATTGGGAATAAATGGAAGCCGATCATTATCAATGTAATTGGCACCCGAACCATGCGTTTTGGTCAGTTAGATGCCATCGTACCCCACATTTCAAGGAAAGTACTGACCGAACAGTTAAAAGAGTTGGAGGAAGATGGCTTATTGGAACGATTGGCCTATAAAGAACTACCGCCCAGGGTAGACTATAAATTGTCAGAAAAAGGCTTAGCTTTTTTGCCAATTTTAGAGCACATAAAAGAATGGAATTTGAAATATGAAGTAGCTACAATCCCCAAAGTGACGGATTACCAATGGAGCAAACTCCCCCAAGATTGCTAG